Proteins co-encoded in one Dyella japonica A8 genomic window:
- a CDS encoding CPBP family intramembrane glutamic endopeptidase, with product MSTPRHASPLLAAAGFLAAVAVLLWCMAGLSRWITGGQLIHEAGQRASTLRAGEPPWQWTLRRPSDLVASRVFGHAKLGITPDGLEITSLDGSSFELGLPLAAPVDLAHWPLLHIDMQASHAGTMGLRYQSRESSTACLADPAAPMSSGTTSLSIDLQALDWHTAQGEACPPPGVVAYMLRLSMTLPPGATLLARSVTTHSPAGRTVPGAVDRQLADIRLSSSDGSDKWLPNTQQLSRYRAPVVRLPDGASAETMLLLRDRIRQYWPAAIIVPSGQALPDHTSTRMPPWLDGGVCGLYLVWLGWLAVRQRPGVVRPWTEVAAIATGPLWLIAGLRWGPEPSLAGITAFVAALVYGGQCEWRRRPVEWSWWGRGRSDWLYPLLPLPVAAALTWADGHHLLHLDGRHILTYLGWALLQQWAMLALVMGRLERTGLPKAAVILVTATLFGLLHTPNGSLMQLCLLAELWWAWCFMRSPRLIPIAFAHAASALLVEAGLTGHLLRSLEVSARFFL from the coding sequence TTGAGTACCCCGCGCCACGCCTCGCCGCTCCTTGCCGCCGCGGGCTTCCTCGCGGCGGTGGCGGTGTTGTTGTGGTGCATGGCGGGGCTGTCCCGCTGGATCACGGGTGGCCAGCTGATTCATGAGGCCGGCCAGCGGGCATCGACGCTCCGCGCGGGTGAGCCGCCCTGGCAGTGGACGCTGCGCCGCCCGTCCGACCTTGTCGCCAGCCGCGTGTTTGGCCACGCCAAACTTGGCATCACGCCCGACGGCCTGGAGATCACCAGCCTCGACGGCAGCTCGTTCGAACTCGGATTGCCATTGGCTGCCCCTGTCGACCTGGCCCACTGGCCCCTGCTGCACATCGACATGCAGGCGAGCCATGCCGGAACCATGGGGCTGCGCTACCAATCCCGGGAATCGAGCACGGCTTGCTTGGCCGACCCGGCGGCACCCATGTCGAGCGGCACAACGTCGCTGTCGATCGACCTGCAGGCCCTGGACTGGCATACGGCCCAAGGGGAGGCATGCCCGCCGCCCGGCGTGGTCGCCTACATGCTGCGACTCAGCATGACCCTGCCCCCGGGCGCCACGCTGTTGGCCCGGTCCGTCACAACCCATTCGCCGGCTGGCCGGACGGTACCGGGGGCCGTCGACCGGCAACTGGCGGACATCCGGTTATCCAGCTCCGACGGATCAGACAAATGGCTGCCCAATACGCAGCAGTTGTCGCGCTATCGGGCGCCCGTGGTGCGACTGCCGGACGGCGCCTCCGCCGAAACCATGCTGCTGCTGCGCGATCGCATCCGGCAATACTGGCCGGCGGCGATCATCGTGCCGTCCGGTCAGGCATTGCCTGACCACACGTCGACGCGCATGCCGCCCTGGCTCGACGGGGGTGTGTGCGGCCTCTATCTGGTCTGGCTGGGGTGGCTGGCCGTGCGCCAGCGGCCTGGCGTGGTGCGACCCTGGACCGAAGTTGCGGCGATTGCCACGGGTCCCTTGTGGCTGATCGCCGGACTGCGCTGGGGGCCGGAGCCCTCCCTGGCCGGGATCACCGCCTTTGTCGCCGCGTTGGTCTACGGCGGCCAGTGCGAGTGGCGGCGGCGCCCTGTGGAATGGAGCTGGTGGGGACGCGGCCGATCCGACTGGCTGTATCCACTGCTGCCGCTACCTGTCGCGGCGGCACTGACATGGGCGGACGGGCATCACCTGCTTCACCTGGACGGCCGGCATATCCTGACCTACCTCGGCTGGGCGCTCTTGCAGCAATGGGCCATGCTCGCCCTGGTGATGGGGCGGCTGGAGCGCACGGGCCTGCCCAAGGCAGCCGTCATCCTCGTGACGGCGACCCTGTTCGGCTTGCTCCACACACCGAACGGCTCGCTCATGCAACTGTGCCTGCTGGCCGAACTCTGGTGGGCATGGTGCTTCATGCGCTCACCGCGCCTGATACCCATTGCCTTCGCCCATGCGGCGAGTGCCTTGCTGGTGGAGGCCGGACTGACCGGCCACCTGCTGCGCTCACTCGAGGTCAGTGCGCGCTTCTTCCTGTAG
- a CDS encoding Rne/Rng family ribonuclease, with product MKRMLINATQREELRVAIVDGQTLYDLDIEIPSREQKKANIYKGRITRVEPSLEACFVDYGAERHGFLPLKEIAREYFTPGLDPNKANIRDLIKEGHEVVVQVEKEERGNKGAALTTFISLAGRYMVLMPNNPKAGGVSRRIEGEDRQALKEALEHLNVPDDVGLIVRTAGLGRDAEELQWDLDYLLQLWKAISGAAQAQKAPFLIYQESKLFIRALRDYLRNDIGEILIDEESLYNDAREFMQQVMPNALRKLKMYRDDTPLFSRYQIETQIESAFDRQVRLPSGGSIVIDQTEALTAIDINSSKATKGSDIEETAFNTNLEAAVEIARQLRIRDAGGLIVIDFIDMDSPKHQREVEERLKDALKLDRARVQIGRISRFGLLEMSRQRLRPSLGEATQIVCPRCEGHGHVRGVESLALSTLRLIEEHAMKDNTGQVLVQAPPSVANFMLNEKRASVVEIELRNKVHVVIVADDKLETPHIEIQRIREADMGEHSKPSYERLTAVEASPVPKMGQTLGSGEQPAVSGIVPSSPAPVREEVVAAPAPQVQAARQPAAAPAPSGGIIARLFGWFRGTDAPAAPTPAAQAQPAPAARGNQRRDERGRSAQGQQQGNRQQQQQRREQPQQGQKGQQQAKGNRQQPPQGQKGPQQAQQQPKQEQRQQQAKAEGQQPQNERRQQRQEQPQRQQRQAQQQGQQATATAVATPVASTMPAERAAAPAPDVVIKDLVAAPETASEVAATGAAVTATGTPEGTPEAEGGQSRRRRGRRGGRRRRRHEDATQAGAEAAESSGHHDLDDLDDEDRAETAAPSTPAAVAATAVVSAAAVATVVAHVASEEVSKPASSSDSYATPHEKIADAAPAPAIHVPEQVISAVAPASFNLPTLPPIPPAASVEERMHEEAHAVAEAIRESDPVVEQPVVTVTPVADAVVHSQTTDVSASASHAAEVAHVVTEEAAHTTVQSATIDFRTHLDVAPRIEPAAELPVAPSAESEVAPKAEPVHAATAEQPAQGDLLAHAGLPQTAPESKPATPADEEAADEGVKKDASSHG from the coding sequence ATGAAACGTATGTTGATCAACGCAACTCAGCGTGAAGAGTTGCGCGTGGCCATCGTCGATGGCCAGACCCTTTACGATCTCGACATCGAAATCCCCTCCCGCGAACAGAAAAAGGCCAATATCTACAAGGGCCGGATCACCCGCGTGGAGCCTTCCCTGGAAGCCTGCTTCGTCGACTACGGCGCCGAGCGTCACGGCTTCCTCCCGCTGAAGGAAATCGCCCGCGAGTACTTCACGCCGGGCCTGGACCCCAACAAGGCCAATATCCGCGACCTCATCAAGGAAGGTCACGAGGTGGTCGTGCAGGTCGAGAAGGAAGAGCGTGGCAACAAGGGCGCCGCCCTGACCACCTTCATCAGCCTCGCCGGCCGCTACATGGTGCTGATGCCGAACAACCCGAAGGCGGGTGGCGTGTCGCGTCGCATCGAGGGCGAAGACCGCCAGGCGCTGAAGGAAGCGTTGGAGCACCTCAACGTCCCCGACGACGTCGGCCTCATCGTGCGCACCGCCGGCCTGGGCCGCGACGCCGAAGAGCTGCAGTGGGACCTGGACTACCTGCTGCAGCTGTGGAAGGCCATTTCTGGCGCCGCCCAGGCGCAGAAGGCCCCGTTCCTGATCTACCAGGAATCGAAGCTGTTCATCCGCGCCCTGCGCGACTACCTGCGCAACGACATCGGCGAGATCCTCATCGACGAGGAATCGCTCTATAACGACGCGCGCGAGTTCATGCAGCAGGTGATGCCCAACGCCCTGCGCAAGCTCAAGATGTACCGCGACGACACCCCGCTGTTCTCGCGCTACCAGATCGAGACCCAGATCGAGAGCGCGTTCGACCGCCAGGTCCGCCTGCCGTCGGGCGGCTCGATCGTGATCGACCAGACCGAAGCCCTCACCGCCATCGACATCAACTCGTCGAAGGCCACCAAGGGCAGCGACATCGAAGAAACGGCGTTCAACACCAACCTGGAAGCGGCGGTGGAAATCGCCCGCCAGCTGCGCATCCGCGATGCCGGCGGCCTGATCGTGATCGACTTCATCGACATGGACAGCCCCAAGCACCAGCGTGAGGTGGAAGAACGCCTCAAGGACGCACTGAAGCTGGACCGTGCCCGCGTGCAGATCGGCCGCATCAGCCGCTTCGGCCTGCTCGAAATGTCGCGCCAGCGCCTGCGCCCCAGCCTGGGCGAAGCCACCCAGATCGTCTGCCCGCGCTGCGAAGGCCACGGCCACGTCCGCGGCGTGGAGTCGCTGGCGCTGTCGACCCTGCGACTGATCGAAGAGCACGCCATGAAGGACAACACCGGCCAGGTGCTGGTGCAGGCCCCGCCGAGCGTGGCCAACTTCATGCTCAACGAAAAGCGCGCCAGCGTGGTCGAGATCGAACTGCGCAACAAGGTGCACGTGGTCATCGTGGCGGACGACAAGCTCGAGACGCCGCACATCGAGATCCAGCGCATCCGCGAAGCGGACATGGGCGAGCACAGCAAGCCCAGCTACGAGCGCCTGACGGCCGTCGAAGCGTCGCCGGTCCCGAAGATGGGCCAGACCCTCGGCAGCGGCGAACAGCCCGCCGTGAGCGGCATCGTGCCCTCCTCGCCGGCACCGGTCCGCGAGGAGGTCGTCGCAGCCCCCGCCCCGCAGGTCCAGGCTGCACGCCAGCCCGCGGCAGCCCCGGCGCCGAGCGGCGGCATCATCGCCCGCCTGTTCGGCTGGTTCCGCGGCACCGACGCCCCGGCCGCACCGACTCCGGCGGCACAGGCCCAGCCGGCACCGGCCGCGCGCGGCAACCAGCGCCGCGACGAGCGCGGCCGCTCTGCCCAGGGTCAGCAGCAGGGTAACCGCCAGCAGCAACAGCAGCGTCGCGAACAGCCGCAGCAGGGCCAGAAGGGCCAGCAGCAGGCCAAGGGCAACCGCCAGCAGCCGCCGCAGGGCCAGAAGGGCCCGCAGCAGGCTCAGCAGCAGCCGAAGCAGGAACAGCGTCAGCAGCAGGCCAAGGCCGAAGGCCAGCAGCCCCAGAACGAGCGCAGGCAGCAGCGTCAGGAACAACCGCAGCGCCAGCAGCGACAGGCACAGCAACAAGGCCAGCAGGCAACCGCCACCGCCGTCGCAACGCCGGTAGCCAGCACGATGCCCGCGGAACGCGCTGCCGCACCGGCCCCCGACGTCGTCATCAAGGATCTCGTCGCCGCTCCGGAAACCGCCTCCGAGGTGGCAGCGACCGGCGCCGCAGTGACTGCCACCGGCACGCCGGAAGGTACGCCTGAAGCCGAGGGCGGCCAGTCGCGCCGCCGCCGCGGCCGTCGTGGCGGCCGCCGTCGCCGTCGCCATGAGGACGCCACGCAGGCAGGTGCAGAGGCAGCGGAATCGTCGGGCCATCATGACCTGGACGACCTGGACGACGAAGACCGGGCCGAAACAGCCGCACCGTCGACGCCGGCCGCTGTCGCAGCGACGGCTGTCGTGAGCGCAGCCGCTGTCGCCACCGTCGTGGCGCACGTCGCCAGCGAGGAAGTCAGCAAGCCCGCCTCGTCGTCAGACAGCTACGCCACCCCGCACGAAAAGATCGCAGACGCCGCGCCGGCACCTGCCATCCACGTGCCCGAGCAGGTCATCAGCGCCGTGGCGCCCGCCTCGTTCAATCTGCCGACGCTTCCGCCGATTCCGCCGGCCGCCTCCGTTGAGGAGCGCATGCACGAGGAAGCCCATGCGGTTGCGGAAGCGATTCGCGAATCCGATCCGGTTGTCGAGCAACCCGTCGTGACGGTCACCCCCGTCGCTGACGCGGTGGTCCATTCCCAGACCACCGACGTTTCCGCCAGCGCGTCGCATGCCGCCGAAGTCGCCCACGTCGTGACGGAGGAAGCAGCTCACACCACCGTGCAGAGCGCGACCATCGATTTCCGCACGCACCTCGATGTCGCGCCCAGGATCGAACCGGCCGCCGAACTCCCGGTGGCACCGTCCGCCGAGAGCGAAGTCGCGCCGAAGGCTGAGCCCGTTCATGCCGCCACGGCAGAGCAGCCTGCACAGGGAGACCTGCTGGCCCATGCAGGCCTGCCGCAGACTGCTCCGGAGTCCAAGCCCGCTACCCCGGCGGACGAAGAAGCCGCCGACGAGGGCGTGAAGAAGGATGCGTCGTCACACGGTTGA
- a CDS encoding RluA family pseudouridine synthase, whose amino-acid sequence MQTVTSPDAPHGVRQVEIGPERDGQRIDNALMTLLKGVPKSMIYRILRTGQVRVNGKRAKPETRLAAGDMLRIPPVRTAEKVAEKGPPAGAVSSLVESIIFEDKHFIAIDKPTGVASHGGSGVSHGAIELLRAARPNEHVELVHRLDRDTSGVLVFAKTRAGLTGLQAAIRDNQVTKQYLCLMDGHPGKAKFSVNAPLLKSVLQGGERMVRVSDNGKPSLTFFQEMEHYPGARLMQATLGTGRTHQIRVHAAHIGHPLAGDPKYGNKEMNKAFKDLGLNRLFLHASHMSFELDGRSYSFSAPLPDDLKDFLDLLAVKGKKIRYLWERLQEEARTDLE is encoded by the coding sequence ATGCAGACGGTAACTTCCCCCGACGCACCTCACGGTGTGCGTCAAGTAGAGATCGGACCCGAAAGGGACGGTCAGCGCATCGATAATGCGCTCATGACCCTGCTCAAGGGGGTGCCGAAGAGCATGATCTACCGCATCCTGCGTACCGGGCAGGTGCGTGTGAACGGCAAGCGCGCGAAGCCTGAGACGCGTCTCGCGGCCGGTGACATGCTGCGTATTCCGCCCGTCCGCACGGCGGAAAAAGTGGCCGAGAAGGGGCCGCCTGCCGGTGCCGTCTCATCGCTTGTTGAGTCGATCATCTTCGAAGACAAGCACTTCATCGCCATCGACAAGCCGACCGGCGTCGCCAGTCATGGCGGCAGCGGCGTCAGTCACGGTGCCATCGAGCTGCTGCGCGCGGCGCGCCCGAATGAGCACGTGGAACTGGTCCATCGCCTGGATCGGGACACCAGCGGCGTGCTGGTGTTCGCCAAGACCCGCGCCGGGCTGACCGGCCTTCAGGCCGCGATCCGCGACAACCAGGTGACCAAGCAGTACCTCTGCCTGATGGACGGTCACCCCGGGAAGGCCAAGTTCAGCGTCAATGCGCCGCTGCTCAAGTCGGTGCTCCAGGGCGGCGAGCGGATGGTAAGAGTGTCCGATAACGGCAAGCCATCGCTCACTTTTTTCCAGGAGATGGAGCATTACCCGGGCGCGCGCCTGATGCAGGCGACGCTGGGAACGGGCCGTACCCACCAGATCCGCGTCCATGCTGCCCATATCGGCCATCCGCTGGCGGGTGACCCGAAGTACGGCAACAAGGAAATGAACAAGGCGTTCAAGGACCTGGGCCTCAATCGCCTGTTCCTGCATGCCTCGCACATGAGTTTCGAGCTGGACGGTCGCTCGTATAGCTTCTCAGCGCCATTGCCGGACGACCTGAAGGACTTCCTCGATCTTCTCGCGGTTAAAGGAAAGAAAATCAGGTACTTGTGGGAAAGGCTACAGGAAGAAGCGCGCACTGACCTCGAGTGA
- a CDS encoding c-type cytochrome, with protein MKRALTLLSFGAVLAFASTQLLAAGNIDNGKQKAAACFACHGTDGNAVDPQYPRLAGQYNMYIQQALNEYKTGQRDNAIMKGFVAQLSDQDIQDVAAYFSSLPTKLDTLQGHIQGDKK; from the coding sequence ATGAAACGTGCACTGACCCTGCTTTCATTCGGCGCCGTCCTGGCGTTCGCCTCCACCCAGCTGCTGGCCGCCGGCAACATCGACAACGGCAAGCAGAAGGCCGCCGCCTGCTTCGCCTGCCACGGCACCGACGGCAACGCCGTCGATCCGCAGTACCCGCGCCTGGCCGGCCAGTACAACATGTACATCCAGCAGGCTCTCAACGAGTACAAGACCGGCCAGCGCGACAACGCCATCATGAAGGGCTTCGTGGCGCAGCTGTCCGACCAGGATATTCAGGACGTGGCGGCCTACTTCTCCAGCCTGCCGACCAAGCTGGACACCCTGCAGGGACATATCCAGGGCGACAAGAAGTAA
- a CDS encoding glycoside hydrolase family 18 protein: protein MRKMLEKAGHRRVLKVAAAVALAFGVAWQVGEARAATPAADYRIVGYVGDSQPLPHVSADKLDVINYAFAKLEPKGDVVFPSPVAGQTLATLTGLRKLNPNLKIIVSIGGWTADYFSDVALTEATRQRMADSVAAFIDKYDVDGVDLDWEYPTLPGPGISHRPEDKRNFSLLLETLRARLDKMGAAHGGRHYLLTIAAADSEFVAGIELERVSHSLDWFNLMTYDFHNSLTPTTGHHAGLHLSDLAPADDRAGDKAVAQFLAAGVPAKKLNLGVAFYGRAFTGADPAHDGLQQKYTKFAGAPSWDELVASYIGKNGYVRHWDAKAAAPYLWNAQTHTFVSYEDPESLRAKAAFVKTKGLGGVMYWEHSLDRNEELLGVLDQSLRTH, encoded by the coding sequence ATGCGAAAGATGCTTGAAAAGGCCGGTCATCGACGTGTTCTGAAGGTCGCGGCGGCGGTGGCGCTGGCCTTTGGTGTGGCCTGGCAGGTGGGCGAGGCGAGGGCGGCGACCCCTGCGGCAGATTACCGCATCGTTGGCTATGTCGGCGACAGCCAGCCGCTGCCACACGTGAGTGCCGACAAGCTCGACGTGATCAACTACGCCTTCGCCAAGCTCGAGCCCAAGGGCGACGTCGTGTTCCCCAGTCCGGTCGCTGGCCAGACGCTTGCCACCCTCACCGGGCTGCGCAAACTCAACCCGAACCTCAAGATCATCGTCTCCATCGGTGGCTGGACGGCTGACTATTTTTCGGATGTCGCGCTCACGGAGGCCACGCGCCAACGCATGGCCGACAGCGTCGCCGCCTTCATCGACAAGTACGATGTGGATGGCGTCGATCTCGACTGGGAATATCCGACGTTGCCAGGTCCCGGCATCAGCCATCGTCCTGAGGACAAGCGCAACTTCAGCTTGTTGCTGGAGACACTGCGCGCGCGCCTCGACAAGATGGGCGCGGCGCACGGCGGCCGGCACTATCTGCTGACCATCGCCGCGGCGGACAGCGAGTTCGTCGCGGGCATCGAGCTGGAGCGCGTATCGCACTCGCTCGACTGGTTCAACCTGATGACCTACGACTTCCACAACAGCCTGACGCCCACCACCGGGCATCACGCCGGGCTGCATCTGTCCGACTTGGCCCCGGCCGACGATCGCGCCGGAGACAAGGCCGTGGCGCAGTTCCTCGCCGCAGGCGTGCCGGCCAAGAAGCTCAACCTGGGCGTGGCGTTCTACGGGCGCGCGTTCACCGGCGCCGATCCCGCACATGATGGCCTGCAGCAGAAGTACACCAAGTTCGCGGGCGCGCCCTCATGGGACGAGCTGGTGGCGAGCTACATCGGCAAGAACGGCTACGTGCGCCATTGGGATGCGAAAGCCGCCGCGCCGTACCTGTGGAATGCGCAGACGCACACCTTCGTGAGCTATGAGGATCCCGAGTCGCTGCGCGCCAAGGCGGCCTTCGTCAAGACGAAGGGGCTGGGTGGCGTGATGTATTGGGAACACAGCCTGGATCGCAACGAGGAGTTGCTGGGCGTGCTGGATCAGTCGCTGCGGACGCACTGA
- a CDS encoding carbon-nitrogen hydrolase, whose amino-acid sequence MTRKTLKVALLQETDRGSRDANLDAIEAGLREAAAKGVELVLLQELHNGPYFCQRESVDEFDLAETIPGHSTARIGKLAEELKLVVVASLFEKRATGLYHNTAVVFDRSAAIAGKYRKMHIPDDPAFYEKFYFTPGDLGFDPIDTSVGRLGVLVCWDQWYPEAARLMALAGADLLLYPTAIGWDPQDDQAEKDRQREAWVTVQRGHAVANGLPLLSCNRTGFEADKAGVTNGIQFWGTSFVAGPQGEFLAQAGTDQRELLIVDVDMARSEHVRRIWPFLRDRRIDAYSDLLKRFRD is encoded by the coding sequence ATGACCCGCAAGACCCTCAAAGTCGCCCTGCTGCAGGAAACCGACCGCGGCAGCCGCGACGCCAATCTCGACGCCATTGAGGCGGGCCTGCGCGAAGCCGCAGCCAAGGGTGTGGAACTGGTGTTGCTGCAGGAGCTGCACAACGGGCCGTATTTCTGCCAGCGCGAGTCGGTGGACGAGTTCGATCTGGCCGAGACCATCCCGGGCCACAGCACGGCGCGCATCGGCAAGCTGGCCGAGGAGCTGAAGCTGGTCGTGGTCGCCTCGCTGTTCGAGAAGCGCGCCACGGGCCTGTATCACAACACCGCCGTGGTGTTCGACCGTTCCGCCGCCATCGCGGGCAAGTACCGCAAGATGCACATCCCGGACGATCCGGCCTTCTACGAAAAGTTCTACTTCACGCCGGGCGACCTGGGTTTCGACCCCATCGACACCTCAGTGGGCCGCCTTGGCGTGCTGGTGTGCTGGGACCAGTGGTATCCGGAAGCCGCCCGCCTGATGGCGCTGGCTGGCGCGGACCTGCTGCTCTATCCCACCGCCATCGGCTGGGATCCGCAGGACGACCAGGCCGAAAAGGACCGTCAGCGCGAGGCATGGGTCACCGTGCAGCGCGGCCACGCGGTCGCCAACGGCCTGCCGCTGCTGTCGTGCAACCGCACGGGCTTCGAGGCGGACAAGGCCGGCGTCACCAACGGCATTCAGTTCTGGGGTACCAGCTTCGTGGCAGGGCCGCAGGGTGAATTCCTGGCGCAGGCGGGTACGGACCAGCGCGAACTACTGATCGTGGATGTGGACATGGCGCGCAGCGAGCACGTCCGCCGCATCTGGCCATTCCTGCGCGACCGCCGCATCGACGCCTACAGCGACCTGCTCAAGCGCTTCCGCGACTGA
- a CDS encoding 4a-hydroxytetrahydrobiopterin dehydratase, with the protein MSLSQLASQHCTPRKGKEHALEGAALKDLLAALPGWKVTDDGKAIVKDFKFPDFHHTLGFINAVGFMANQEDHHPDLEAGYGHCQVLWSTHDVGGLSMNDIICAARVDVLLER; encoded by the coding sequence ATGAGCCTCAGCCAACTCGCCAGCCAGCACTGCACGCCGCGCAAGGGGAAGGAACACGCGCTCGAGGGCGCCGCGCTGAAGGATCTGCTCGCCGCGCTACCGGGATGGAAAGTTACCGATGACGGCAAAGCCATCGTCAAGGACTTCAAGTTCCCTGACTTCCACCACACGCTCGGCTTCATCAATGCGGTGGGCTTCATGGCCAATCAAGAGGATCACCACCCGGATCTCGAGGCCGGCTACGGCCACTGCCAGGTGCTGTGGTCGACGCATGACGTGGGCGGCCTGTCGATGAACGACATCATCTGCGCGGCTCGCGTCGACGTCCTGCTCGAGCGTTGA
- a CDS encoding c-type cytochrome gives MTRVQLLGLTVAAALFATASVHAEGDKAAGRKLIYTCNGCHGVPGYANAYPNYPVPRIAGQNEQYIVNALHEYKAGERKHPTMMAQAQSLSDQDIQDVAAYLSSLAK, from the coding sequence ATGACTCGAGTGCAACTGCTTGGCCTGACCGTGGCCGCAGCTCTCTTCGCCACTGCCAGCGTGCATGCCGAGGGTGACAAAGCTGCCGGACGCAAGTTGATCTACACGTGCAATGGTTGTCATGGCGTACCGGGGTACGCCAACGCTTACCCGAACTACCCCGTGCCGCGCATCGCTGGACAGAACGAGCAATACATCGTCAACGCCCTGCATGAGTACAAGGCTGGCGAGCGCAAGCATCCGACGATGATGGCCCAGGCGCAGAGTCTGTCCGACCAGGACATCCAGGACGTCGCCGCCTACCTCTCCAGCCTCGCCAAGTAA
- a CDS encoding TraB/GumN family protein, whose amino-acid sequence MSQTDIADALPPVLRDQPIERVTRDGVEYVVLGTAHVSRTSVDAVEALLAHETFDAIAVELCDSRAQGMRDPDAFKQMDLFQVIRQGKAGMVAASLVLSSFQKRLAEQYGIQPGAEMKAGMDGAEQRGLPLWLVDREVGTTLRRAWHSVGFWQRFGLMGGLVASVFERQDIEESEIEKLKQGDMLESAFSEFATNSAPLYRALIAERDAYMAARLREQAAQAGFGEGRRVLVVIGAGHLKGLCEQLRTQQSDPSVEAATLAAAPPKARWPKWLAIGLVLAVFVAIGFAFHRNAALGTSALRDWVLYTGGFSAIGAIIAGAHPLSVIAAFIAGPIKPFRPGIPSGGISAMVEAWVRRPRVADFETLRDDIGHWRGWWRNRVARTLLNFFLVCLGTIIGEYTAGIHIFKSLLGG is encoded by the coding sequence ATGAGCCAGACCGACATCGCCGACGCCCTGCCCCCCGTGCTGCGAGACCAGCCTATCGAGCGCGTCACGCGCGATGGCGTGGAATACGTGGTGCTTGGCACGGCACACGTCTCGCGCACCAGCGTCGATGCAGTGGAAGCGCTGCTCGCGCACGAAACCTTCGACGCCATCGCGGTGGAGCTTTGCGACAGCCGCGCGCAGGGCATGCGCGATCCCGATGCCTTCAAGCAGATGGACCTGTTCCAGGTGATCCGCCAGGGCAAGGCGGGCATGGTGGCGGCCAGCCTCGTGCTGTCCTCATTCCAGAAGCGGCTCGCCGAGCAATACGGCATACAGCCGGGTGCGGAAATGAAGGCCGGCATGGATGGCGCCGAGCAACGCGGGCTTCCGCTGTGGCTGGTGGACCGCGAAGTCGGCACCACGCTTCGCCGCGCCTGGCACAGCGTGGGCTTCTGGCAGCGCTTCGGCCTGATGGGCGGCCTGGTCGCCAGCGTGTTCGAGCGCCAGGACATCGAAGAGTCCGAGATCGAAAAACTGAAACAGGGCGACATGCTGGAGAGCGCCTTCAGCGAGTTCGCCACCAACTCGGCGCCGCTGTATCGCGCATTGATTGCCGAGCGCGACGCCTACATGGCGGCGCGCCTGCGCGAACAGGCGGCGCAAGCCGGATTTGGCGAAGGCCGTCGCGTGCTCGTCGTGATCGGCGCGGGTCATCTGAAGGGTCTGTGCGAACAGCTGCGCACCCAGCAGAGCGACCCCTCGGTGGAGGCCGCCACGCTCGCCGCCGCACCGCCGAAAGCACGCTGGCCCAAGTGGCTCGCCATTGGCCTGGTGCTGGCCGTGTTCGTCGCCATCGGCTTCGCCTTTCATCGCAACGCAGCCCTGGGTACCTCGGCATTGCGCGACTGGGTGCTCTACACCGGCGGCTTTTCGGCGATCGGCGCCATCATTGCCGGTGCACACCCCTTGAGCGTCATCGCCGCGTTCATCGCCGGCCCCATCAAGCCGTTCCGCCCTGGCATTCCGTCAGGCGGCATCAGCGCCATGGTGGAAGCCTGGGTGCGTCGCCCGCGCGTGGCGGACTTTGAAACGCTTCGCGACGACATCGGTCACTGGCGCGGCTGGTGGCGCAACCGCGTCGCCCGCACCCTGCTCAACTTCTTCCTGGTCTGCCTTGGCACCATCATCGGCGAGTACACCGCCGGGATTCATATCTTCAAGAGCTTGTTGGGCGGCTGA
- a CDS encoding NfuA family Fe-S biogenesis protein has product MIDISERAQRHFLRLLSQQGIEGLSIRLRVTSPGTPAANCELEFAEPDELTGKEWTIVCDGFDFNVDGDSASWLEGASIDFEPNATGGQLNIRAPRIKGEIPGEGAGLIERVRYVLEAEVNPKIASHGGRVSLLEVDANGVVILQFGGGCHGCGMVDVTLKHGVEKTLRERVPEITEVRDATDHSGGSNPYYSKKEGQSALG; this is encoded by the coding sequence ATGATCGATATTTCAGAACGCGCACAGAGGCACTTCCTGCGACTGCTCTCCCAGCAGGGTATCGAAGGGCTGAGCATCCGCTTGCGCGTGACCTCGCCCGGCACGCCCGCGGCGAATTGCGAACTTGAGTTCGCCGAGCCGGATGAACTGACCGGCAAAGAGTGGACCATCGTCTGCGATGGTTTCGACTTCAACGTGGATGGTGACAGCGCATCGTGGCTGGAAGGTGCCAGCATCGATTTCGAGCCGAATGCTACTGGCGGCCAGCTCAATATCCGGGCGCCTCGCATCAAGGGTGAGATTCCGGGCGAAGGAGCCGGGTTGATCGAGCGCGTGCGTTACGTGCTCGAGGCCGAGGTTAACCCCAAGATCGCCTCTCACGGCGGTCGGGTGAGCCTGCTCGAGGTGGATGCCAATGGCGTGGTCATCCTGCAGTTTGGCGGCGGCTGCCATGGTTGCGGCATGGTCGATGTCACGCTCAAGCACGGCGTGGAGAAAACGCTGCGCGAGCGCGTGCCCGAAATTACCGAAGTGCGCGACGCCACCGACCACAGCGGCGGCAGCAATCCGTACTACAGCAAGAAGGAAGGCCAGTCCGCGCTTGGCTGA